Below is a genomic region from Argopecten irradians isolate NY chromosome 14, Ai_NY, whole genome shotgun sequence.
gaatgcaccaaaggcgaaacaaattattttatattattttttgtgttaattagacatatatatatacacgattaaacaccagtcattgttcaaatgaagaatatcatttatgctctgtcggcggtggaacatctttaacaGTCAAAACTATTTTCCCGATGTTGTTACACCAACCTGATAAACTGTTTTCCGAGACCGTGGGCCACAGGCTACATTGTAAAATCAAATggatatatattgataagataatattagttacacagtttgttagtgacctaatacggaaaaatattgggtctaaaataaaattgtatcgGGCGAGGCGAAGCCGAGCCTGATACATgattattttagacccaatgtttttccgtattaggtcactaacaaactgtgtaacaaatttatcccgtcgaagacgctttcaatgaagtaactgcaaaatgcattatgtgcGAAAACCAAAACGACTCAAAATTAACAATTTTCACCTCATTGAAGACTCGAATGCGCTGTCATtgtccatttctgttaaataatcctGAATAAGTGTTGCCGATTTCGGTTTGCTTTGAAAGTGGTCATCAGCGCtctcattcaaacattttgtctccATATCTTTTGATTGCCGCCGTCGTCGCGAAGCGTTACTTGACCCCCATCTTGTGGCTAATGACGTTaggggcaaagaacgataactctatcgtcCAAACCTGATACGATTTCTACTAACCTAATACAATAcgactatatattggatatcacgtgacgtcattttaaccaataggaatgcaagattcttgtctgaggcgGGATAAAACTCAAACCGATATTcgcgaaataaaaaaaacgtgAGATAAATTTGGGTCTTACCTGTGAGAAGATGACAATCCAGTGTGAACGGAACGAAGGCTGATCTGCCAGGAAGCCGGCGAGGATACGGCCAAAAAAGTCTGTGATGCTTGTTATAGATACAATGATGGCTATACTCTGATCATCTATACCTCTATCCCGACAGTAAGTGGGGATGTATATATGAGCACACATGATAGGTACGTTTCCTAGACAATATATGGCCAGAAACAATATAAACAGGCCATTACGCAGCAATGAACAGTCTAttctatttttacattttagcaCTAGACCGTCTGATCTGAGAGATTCATCTTTGGTTGCTTCAATGCTGCGTTCCATCATATGCGGAAGACTTGATAAAGAGTTTGAGGCTATGTTACCATTACTGAGGTATCGAACAAAGTTAGAACGGGAAACTGTCTCAAAGACgtcatttgaaacattttcatctTCCTCTCTAACAGTTGTTTGCGAAATCAATGGATATTGTGTCTCTTCTTTGAAActgtttgaatatttttctgGGGTTTTGTCTTCACAGTTAGAGACGTTCGTAACTCCATTATCAGAGAATTCCGTCCGACGGTTCTTAGTGTAGAATGTGGTCGGTCGTAGGAGTGAAGCAGCAACTAAAGCATTGAAGGTAATACCCGCTGTGATGATAAGGCCTCCACGTAGACCATACTGATCAAACACATAGCGATACAGCGGAGGCATGATGATCCCTCCGAGAGAATTTCCAGATATAAATATGGCATTTGCCAGACCTTTcttcttatcaaaatattcGCCTAGCAACATATAGATCGGCGGATTGTTTAAAGCACCACCAATACCTGAAAGTATAAGAAACATATCGGAGTTATTAAAAAGTAATACAGTGTCACGGTGTCTCAATCTTATTTTATAGTATACAATTGCTTTTTAGGAAGATCTCGTGGTTTGAAGCCATGGCGAAATACAGTGATATAAGATAATCGCCTTTTGCACTGCAATTGGAATAAGTAC
It encodes:
- the LOC138307335 gene encoding monocarboxylate transporter 5-like — protein: MMSEATRDPRIPVDRGWAWMVLVGSLLIATITVGTEKSYGIFFIEFLKAFQGTVLMTVMINTITTVVYCFAAAIMLCVGFNRLSVRGSVFLGIILSTIGYGTSSFATGLGYLLASQSILIGIGGALNNPPIYMLLGEYFDKKKGLANAIFISGNSLGGIIMPPLYRYVFDQYGLRGGLIITAGITFNALVAASLLRPTTFYTKNRRTEFSDNGVTNVSNCEDKTPEKYSNSFKEETQYPLISQTTVREEDENVSNDVFETVSRSNFVRYLSNGNIASNSLSSLPHMMERSIEATKDESLRSDGLVLKCKNRIDCSLLRNGLFILFLAIYCLGNVPIMCAHIYIPTYCRDRGIDDQSIAIIVSITSITDFFGRILAGFLADQPSFRSHWIVIFSQVAVGLILQFTVYYSSFWRLVIFVACFGSIAGMIAALFPPMMIEIVGMKRYSAAMAIFIIVICLFNGSVLPILGYFRDVTNTFHLTFHVMGASSFAAVLLLVIFDVIMRKRERKKEKETVKE